A single genomic interval of Oncorhynchus gorbuscha isolate QuinsamMale2020 ecotype Even-year linkage group LG25, OgorEven_v1.0, whole genome shotgun sequence harbors:
- the LOC124014510 gene encoding H(+)/Cl(-) exchange transporter 3 isoform X2: MDDISTEADPYLPYDGGGDTIALQELPKRGSNYVMSNGGGVMSSTTHLLDFLEEPIPGVGTYDDFHTIDWVREKCKDRERHRKINAKKKESAWEFTKSLYDAWSGWLVVTLTGLASGALAGLIDIAADWLNDIKEGVCLNAMWFNHEQCCWGSNETTFAERDKCPQWKSWAGLILGQEEGPGSYIMNYFMYIYWALSFAFLAVLLVKVFAPYACGSGIPEIKTILSGFIIRGYLGKWTLLIKTVTLVLAVASGLSLGKEGPLVHVACCCGNIFSYLFPKYSKNEAKKREVLSAASAAGVSVAFGAPIGGVLFSLEEVSYYFPLKTLWRSFFAALVAAFVLRSINPFGNSRLVLFYVEYHTPWYLFELIPFILLGVFGGLWGAFFIKANIAWCRRRKSTRFGKYPILEVIFVAAITAVVAFPNPYTRQNTSELIKELFTDCGPLESSQLCQYRSQMNGSKAFVDASPNKPAGPGVYAAIWQLCLALIFKIIMTIFTFGLKVPAGLFIPSMAIGAIAGRIVGIAVEQLAYYHHDWLVFREWCEVGTDCITPGLYAMVGAAACLGGVTRMTVSLVVIVFELTGGLEYIVPLMAAVMTSKWVGDAFGREGIYESHIRLNGYPFLDAKEEFTHTTLAREVMRPRRSDPPLAVLTQDDLTVEELQGIINETSYNGFPVIVSKESQRLVGFALRRDITIAIENARRKQEGILLTSRVYFTQHAPTLPADSPRPLKLRSILDMSPFTVTDHTPMEIVVDIFRKLGLRQCLVTHNGIVLGIITKKNILAHLEELKEHTEPLASPWYYHKKRYPSSYGPDGQPRPRQHNVQLVTAFSGRQADEEESEEEVVNLLDGRGSTL; this comes from the exons ATGGATGATATCTCAACCGAGGCCGACCCCTATCTACCCTACGACGGGGGAGGGGATACCATCGCACTGCAGGAGCTGCCTAAAAGAG GATCTAACTACGTCATGTCTAACGGGGGCGGGGTGATGAGTAGCACCACCCACCTGCTGGACTTCCTGGAGGAGCCCATCCCGGGGGTCGGCACCTATGATGACTTCCACACCATCGACTGGGTCCGGGAGAAGTGCAAGGACCGGGAACGCCACCGCAAG aTCAATGCTAAGAAGAAGGAATCAGCTTGGGAGTTTACCAAGAGCCTGTATGATGCCTGGTCTGGGTGGCTGGTGGTGACACTGACAGGGCTGGcttcag GTGCTCTGGCTGGTCTAATCGACATCGCTGCTGATTGGCTGAACGACATCAAGGAGGGGGTGTGTCTGAATGCCATGTGGTTCAACCACGAGCAGTGCTGCTGGGGCTCCAACGAGACCACGTTCGCTGAGCGGGACAAGTGTCCTCAGTGGAAGAGCTGGGCGGGGCTCATCCTGGGCCAGGAAGAG GGCCCTGGTTCCTACATCATGAACTACTTCATGTACATCTACTGGGCTTTGTCCTTCGCCTTCCTGGCTGTGTTACTGGTCAAGGTGTTCGCCCCTTACGCCTGTGGCTCCGGTATACCTGAG ATAAAGACCATTCTGAGTGGGTTCATCATCCGGGGTTACCTGGGGAAGTGGACCCTGCTGATCAAAACTGTGACCCTGGTGCTGGCTGTAGCGTCTGGGCTGAGCCTGGGGAAGGAGGGACCCTTGGTCCACGTGGCCTGCTGCTGCGGAAACATTTTCTCATACCTCTTCCCCAAGTACAGCAAGAACGAGGCCAAGAAGCGAGAG GTCCTATCTGCAGCGTCAGCGGCCGGGGTGTCCGTGGCTTTCGGTGCTCCCATAGGAGGAGTACTCTTCAGCTTGGAGGAG GTGAGCTACTACTTCCCTCTGAAGACCCTGTGGCGCTCCTTCTTCGCTGCATTGGTGGCAGCCTTCGTCCTCCGCTCCATCAACCCGTTTGGCAACAGCCGTCTGGTGCTATTCTACGTGGAGTACCACACCCCCTGGTACCTGTTTGAGCTTATCCCCTTCATCCTGCTAGGGGTGTTTGGAGGCCTCTGGGGGGCCTTCTTCATCAAGGCCAACATCGCCTGGTGCCGAAGGAGGAAGTCCACCCGTTTCGGGAAGTACCCCATCCTGGAGGTGATCTTCGTGGCGGCCATTACCGCGGTCGTGGCGTTCCCCAACCCGTACACGCGGCAGAACACCAGCGAGCTGATTAAAGAATTGTTTACCGACTGCGGACCCTTGGAGTCGTCCCAGCTGTGCCAGTACAGGAGTCAGATGAACGGGAGCAAGGCGTTTGTGGACGCGTCTCCCAACAAGCCGGCTGGACCCGGGGTGTACGCAGCCATTTGGCAGCTGTGCCTGGCGCTCATCTTCAAGATCATCATGACCATCTTCACCTTCGGACTTAAG GTTCCTGCTGGCCTGTTCATCCCCAGTATGGCCATCGGGGCGATTGCCGGGCGTATCGTTGGCATCGCCGTGGAGCAGCTGGCGTACTACCACCACGACTGGTTAGTGTTCAGGGAGTGGTGCGAGGTAGGCACAGACTGCATCACCCCGGGACTCTATGCCATGGTGGGGGCCGCCGCATGTCTGG GTGGTGTAACGCGGATGACCGTGTCTCTCGTGGTCATCGTGTTTGAGCTGACGGGCGGCCTGGAGTACATCGTGCCCCTCATGGCCGCCGTCATGACCAGCAAGTGGGTGGGCGACGCCTTCGGGCGCGAGGGCATCTACGAGTCACACATCCGCCTGAACGGGTACCCCTTCCTCGACGCCAAGGAGGAGTTCACACACACCACGCTGGCGCGGGAG GTGATGCGGCCGCGGCGTAGTGATCCGCCGTTAGCGGTGCTGACGCAGGACGACCTGACAGTGGAGGAACTACAGGGGATCATCAACGAGACCAGCTACAATGGCTTCCCTGTCATCGTCTCCAAGGAATCCCAGAGACTGGTTGGCTTCGCTCTGCGCAGGGACATCACTATCGCTATag AGAACGCACGGCGGAAGCAGGAGGGTATCCTGTTGACTTCGCGGGTCTACTTCACGCAGCACGCCCCTACGCTGCCCGCCGACAGCCCGCGGCCCCTCAAGCTGCGCTCCATCCTGGACATGAGCCCCTTCACCGTGACCGACCACACGCCCATGGAGATCGTGGTGGACATCTTCCGCAAGCTGGGCCTCCGCCAGTGTCTGGTGACACACAACGG gaTTGTATTGGGCATCATCACTAAGAAGAATATATTAGCGCATCTGGAGGAGCTCAAGGAACACACGGAGCCCCTG GCGTCTCCTTGGTATTATCACAAAAAAAGATATCCTTCGTCATATGGCCCAGATGGCCAACCAAGACCCCGACAACATAATGTTCAACTAGTCACCGCCTTCTCGGGTCGTCAAGCTGACGAGGAGGAAAGCGAGGAGGAGGTGGTAAACCTACTGGACGGCCGCGGCTCCACCCTATGA
- the LOC124014510 gene encoding H(+)/Cl(-) exchange transporter 3 isoform X6, translated as MDDISTEADPYLPYDGGGDTIALQELPKRGSNYVMSNGGGVMSSTTHLLDFLEEPIPGVGTYDDFHTIDWVREKCKDRERHRKINAKKKESAWEFTKSLYDAWSGWLVVTLTGLASGALAGLIDIAADWLNDIKEGVCLNAMWFNHEQCCWGSNETTFAERDKCPQWKSWAGLILGQEEGPGSYIMNYFMYIYWALSFAFLAVLLVKVFAPYACGSGIPEIKTILSGFIIRGYLGKWTLLIKTVTLVLAVASGLSLGKEGPLVHVACCCGNIFSYLFPKYSKNEAKKREVLSAASAAGVSVAFGAPIGGVLFSLEEVSYYFPLKTLWRSFFAALVAAFVLRSINPFGNSRLVLFYVEYHTPWYLFELIPFILLGVFGGLWGAFFIKANIAWCRRRKSTRFGKYPILEVIFVAAITAVVAFPNPYTRQNTSELIKELFTDCGPLESSQLCQYRSQMNGSKAFVDASPNKPAGPGVYAAIWQLCLALIFKIIMTIFTFGLKVPAGLFIPSMAIGAIAGRIVGIAVEQLAYYHHDWLVFREWCEVGTDCITPGLYAMVGAAACLGGVTRMTVSLVVIVFELTGGLEYIVPLMAAVMTSKWVGDAFGREGIYESHIRLNGYPFLDAKEEFTHTTLAREVMRPRRSDPPLAVLTQDDLTVEELQGIINETSYNGFPVIVSKESQRLVGFALRRDITIAIENARRKQEGILLTSRVYFTQHAPTLPADSPRPLKLRSILDMSPFTVTDHTPMEIVVDIFRKLGLRQCLVTHNGRLLGIITKKDILRHMAQMANQDPDNIMFN; from the exons ATGGATGATATCTCAACCGAGGCCGACCCCTATCTACCCTACGACGGGGGAGGGGATACCATCGCACTGCAGGAGCTGCCTAAAAGAG GATCTAACTACGTCATGTCTAACGGGGGCGGGGTGATGAGTAGCACCACCCACCTGCTGGACTTCCTGGAGGAGCCCATCCCGGGGGTCGGCACCTATGATGACTTCCACACCATCGACTGGGTCCGGGAGAAGTGCAAGGACCGGGAACGCCACCGCAAG aTCAATGCTAAGAAGAAGGAATCAGCTTGGGAGTTTACCAAGAGCCTGTATGATGCCTGGTCTGGGTGGCTGGTGGTGACACTGACAGGGCTGGcttcag GTGCTCTGGCTGGTCTAATCGACATCGCTGCTGATTGGCTGAACGACATCAAGGAGGGGGTGTGTCTGAATGCCATGTGGTTCAACCACGAGCAGTGCTGCTGGGGCTCCAACGAGACCACGTTCGCTGAGCGGGACAAGTGTCCTCAGTGGAAGAGCTGGGCGGGGCTCATCCTGGGCCAGGAAGAG GGCCCTGGTTCCTACATCATGAACTACTTCATGTACATCTACTGGGCTTTGTCCTTCGCCTTCCTGGCTGTGTTACTGGTCAAGGTGTTCGCCCCTTACGCCTGTGGCTCCGGTATACCTGAG ATAAAGACCATTCTGAGTGGGTTCATCATCCGGGGTTACCTGGGGAAGTGGACCCTGCTGATCAAAACTGTGACCCTGGTGCTGGCTGTAGCGTCTGGGCTGAGCCTGGGGAAGGAGGGACCCTTGGTCCACGTGGCCTGCTGCTGCGGAAACATTTTCTCATACCTCTTCCCCAAGTACAGCAAGAACGAGGCCAAGAAGCGAGAG GTCCTATCTGCAGCGTCAGCGGCCGGGGTGTCCGTGGCTTTCGGTGCTCCCATAGGAGGAGTACTCTTCAGCTTGGAGGAG GTGAGCTACTACTTCCCTCTGAAGACCCTGTGGCGCTCCTTCTTCGCTGCATTGGTGGCAGCCTTCGTCCTCCGCTCCATCAACCCGTTTGGCAACAGCCGTCTGGTGCTATTCTACGTGGAGTACCACACCCCCTGGTACCTGTTTGAGCTTATCCCCTTCATCCTGCTAGGGGTGTTTGGAGGCCTCTGGGGGGCCTTCTTCATCAAGGCCAACATCGCCTGGTGCCGAAGGAGGAAGTCCACCCGTTTCGGGAAGTACCCCATCCTGGAGGTGATCTTCGTGGCGGCCATTACCGCGGTCGTGGCGTTCCCCAACCCGTACACGCGGCAGAACACCAGCGAGCTGATTAAAGAATTGTTTACCGACTGCGGACCCTTGGAGTCGTCCCAGCTGTGCCAGTACAGGAGTCAGATGAACGGGAGCAAGGCGTTTGTGGACGCGTCTCCCAACAAGCCGGCTGGACCCGGGGTGTACGCAGCCATTTGGCAGCTGTGCCTGGCGCTCATCTTCAAGATCATCATGACCATCTTCACCTTCGGACTTAAG GTTCCTGCTGGCCTGTTCATCCCCAGTATGGCCATCGGGGCGATTGCCGGGCGTATCGTTGGCATCGCCGTGGAGCAGCTGGCGTACTACCACCACGACTGGTTAGTGTTCAGGGAGTGGTGCGAGGTAGGCACAGACTGCATCACCCCGGGACTCTATGCCATGGTGGGGGCCGCCGCATGTCTGG GTGGTGTAACGCGGATGACCGTGTCTCTCGTGGTCATCGTGTTTGAGCTGACGGGCGGCCTGGAGTACATCGTGCCCCTCATGGCCGCCGTCATGACCAGCAAGTGGGTGGGCGACGCCTTCGGGCGCGAGGGCATCTACGAGTCACACATCCGCCTGAACGGGTACCCCTTCCTCGACGCCAAGGAGGAGTTCACACACACCACGCTGGCGCGGGAG GTGATGCGGCCGCGGCGTAGTGATCCGCCGTTAGCGGTGCTGACGCAGGACGACCTGACAGTGGAGGAACTACAGGGGATCATCAACGAGACCAGCTACAATGGCTTCCCTGTCATCGTCTCCAAGGAATCCCAGAGACTGGTTGGCTTCGCTCTGCGCAGGGACATCACTATCGCTATag AGAACGCACGGCGGAAGCAGGAGGGTATCCTGTTGACTTCGCGGGTCTACTTCACGCAGCACGCCCCTACGCTGCCCGCCGACAGCCCGCGGCCCCTCAAGCTGCGCTCCATCCTGGACATGAGCCCCTTCACCGTGACCGACCACACGCCCATGGAGATCGTGGTGGACATCTTCCGCAAGCTGGGCCTCCGCCAGTGTCTGGTGACACACAACGG GCGTCTCCTTGGTATTATCACAAAAAAAGATATCCTTCGTCATATGGCCCAGATGGCCAACCAAGACCCCGACAACATAATGTTCAACTAG
- the LOC124014510 gene encoding H(+)/Cl(-) exchange transporter 3 isoform X4 — protein MESEQLFNRKGYYRNSYNSIASASSDEELLDGAGVVMDFHTSEDDNLLDGDATSPGSNYVMSNGGGVMSSTTHLLDFLEEPIPGVGTYDDFHTIDWVREKCKDRERHRKINAKKKESAWEFTKSLYDAWSGWLVVTLTGLASGALAGLIDIAADWLNDIKEGVCLNAMWFNHEQCCWGSNETTFAERDKCPQWKSWAGLILGQEEGPGSYIMNYFMYIYWALSFAFLAVLLVKVFAPYACGSGIPEIKTILSGFIIRGYLGKWTLLIKTVTLVLAVASGLSLGKEGPLVHVACCCGNIFSYLFPKYSKNEAKKREVLSAASAAGVSVAFGAPIGGVLFSLEEVSYYFPLKTLWRSFFAALVAAFVLRSINPFGNSRLVLFYVEYHTPWYLFELIPFILLGVFGGLWGAFFIKANIAWCRRRKSTRFGKYPILEVIFVAAITAVVAFPNPYTRQNTSELIKELFTDCGPLESSQLCQYRSQMNGSKAFVDASPNKPAGPGVYAAIWQLCLALIFKIIMTIFTFGLKVPAGLFIPSMAIGAIAGRIVGIAVEQLAYYHHDWLVFREWCEVGTDCITPGLYAMVGAAACLGGVTRMTVSLVVIVFELTGGLEYIVPLMAAVMTSKWVGDAFGREGIYESHIRLNGYPFLDAKEEFTHTTLAREVMRPRRSDPPLAVLTQDDLTVEELQGIINETSYNGFPVIVSKESQRLVGFALRRDITIAIENARRKQEGILLTSRVYFTQHAPTLPADSPRPLKLRSILDMSPFTVTDHTPMEIVVDIFRKLGLRQCLVTHNGIVLGIITKKNILAHLEELKEHTEPLIDDI, from the exons GATCTAACTACGTCATGTCTAACGGGGGCGGGGTGATGAGTAGCACCACCCACCTGCTGGACTTCCTGGAGGAGCCCATCCCGGGGGTCGGCACCTATGATGACTTCCACACCATCGACTGGGTCCGGGAGAAGTGCAAGGACCGGGAACGCCACCGCAAG aTCAATGCTAAGAAGAAGGAATCAGCTTGGGAGTTTACCAAGAGCCTGTATGATGCCTGGTCTGGGTGGCTGGTGGTGACACTGACAGGGCTGGcttcag GTGCTCTGGCTGGTCTAATCGACATCGCTGCTGATTGGCTGAACGACATCAAGGAGGGGGTGTGTCTGAATGCCATGTGGTTCAACCACGAGCAGTGCTGCTGGGGCTCCAACGAGACCACGTTCGCTGAGCGGGACAAGTGTCCTCAGTGGAAGAGCTGGGCGGGGCTCATCCTGGGCCAGGAAGAG GGCCCTGGTTCCTACATCATGAACTACTTCATGTACATCTACTGGGCTTTGTCCTTCGCCTTCCTGGCTGTGTTACTGGTCAAGGTGTTCGCCCCTTACGCCTGTGGCTCCGGTATACCTGAG ATAAAGACCATTCTGAGTGGGTTCATCATCCGGGGTTACCTGGGGAAGTGGACCCTGCTGATCAAAACTGTGACCCTGGTGCTGGCTGTAGCGTCTGGGCTGAGCCTGGGGAAGGAGGGACCCTTGGTCCACGTGGCCTGCTGCTGCGGAAACATTTTCTCATACCTCTTCCCCAAGTACAGCAAGAACGAGGCCAAGAAGCGAGAG GTCCTATCTGCAGCGTCAGCGGCCGGGGTGTCCGTGGCTTTCGGTGCTCCCATAGGAGGAGTACTCTTCAGCTTGGAGGAG GTGAGCTACTACTTCCCTCTGAAGACCCTGTGGCGCTCCTTCTTCGCTGCATTGGTGGCAGCCTTCGTCCTCCGCTCCATCAACCCGTTTGGCAACAGCCGTCTGGTGCTATTCTACGTGGAGTACCACACCCCCTGGTACCTGTTTGAGCTTATCCCCTTCATCCTGCTAGGGGTGTTTGGAGGCCTCTGGGGGGCCTTCTTCATCAAGGCCAACATCGCCTGGTGCCGAAGGAGGAAGTCCACCCGTTTCGGGAAGTACCCCATCCTGGAGGTGATCTTCGTGGCGGCCATTACCGCGGTCGTGGCGTTCCCCAACCCGTACACGCGGCAGAACACCAGCGAGCTGATTAAAGAATTGTTTACCGACTGCGGACCCTTGGAGTCGTCCCAGCTGTGCCAGTACAGGAGTCAGATGAACGGGAGCAAGGCGTTTGTGGACGCGTCTCCCAACAAGCCGGCTGGACCCGGGGTGTACGCAGCCATTTGGCAGCTGTGCCTGGCGCTCATCTTCAAGATCATCATGACCATCTTCACCTTCGGACTTAAG GTTCCTGCTGGCCTGTTCATCCCCAGTATGGCCATCGGGGCGATTGCCGGGCGTATCGTTGGCATCGCCGTGGAGCAGCTGGCGTACTACCACCACGACTGGTTAGTGTTCAGGGAGTGGTGCGAGGTAGGCACAGACTGCATCACCCCGGGACTCTATGCCATGGTGGGGGCCGCCGCATGTCTGG GTGGTGTAACGCGGATGACCGTGTCTCTCGTGGTCATCGTGTTTGAGCTGACGGGCGGCCTGGAGTACATCGTGCCCCTCATGGCCGCCGTCATGACCAGCAAGTGGGTGGGCGACGCCTTCGGGCGCGAGGGCATCTACGAGTCACACATCCGCCTGAACGGGTACCCCTTCCTCGACGCCAAGGAGGAGTTCACACACACCACGCTGGCGCGGGAG GTGATGCGGCCGCGGCGTAGTGATCCGCCGTTAGCGGTGCTGACGCAGGACGACCTGACAGTGGAGGAACTACAGGGGATCATCAACGAGACCAGCTACAATGGCTTCCCTGTCATCGTCTCCAAGGAATCCCAGAGACTGGTTGGCTTCGCTCTGCGCAGGGACATCACTATCGCTATag AGAACGCACGGCGGAAGCAGGAGGGTATCCTGTTGACTTCGCGGGTCTACTTCACGCAGCACGCCCCTACGCTGCCCGCCGACAGCCCGCGGCCCCTCAAGCTGCGCTCCATCCTGGACATGAGCCCCTTCACCGTGACCGACCACACGCCCATGGAGATCGTGGTGGACATCTTCCGCAAGCTGGGCCTCCGCCAGTGTCTGGTGACACACAACGG gaTTGTATTGGGCATCATCACTAAGAAGAATATATTAGCGCATCTGGAGGAGCTCAAGGAACACACGGAGCCCCTG ATCGACGACATCTGA
- the LOC124014510 gene encoding H(+)/Cl(-) exchange transporter 3 isoform X1 translates to MESEQLFNRKGYYRNSYNSIASASSDEELLDGAGVVMDFHTSEDDNLLDGDATSPGSNYVMSNGGGVMSSTTHLLDFLEEPIPGVGTYDDFHTIDWVREKCKDRERHRKINAKKKESAWEFTKSLYDAWSGWLVVTLTGLASGALAGLIDIAADWLNDIKEGVCLNAMWFNHEQCCWGSNETTFAERDKCPQWKSWAGLILGQEEGPGSYIMNYFMYIYWALSFAFLAVLLVKVFAPYACGSGIPEIKTILSGFIIRGYLGKWTLLIKTVTLVLAVASGLSLGKEGPLVHVACCCGNIFSYLFPKYSKNEAKKREVLSAASAAGVSVAFGAPIGGVLFSLEEVSYYFPLKTLWRSFFAALVAAFVLRSINPFGNSRLVLFYVEYHTPWYLFELIPFILLGVFGGLWGAFFIKANIAWCRRRKSTRFGKYPILEVIFVAAITAVVAFPNPYTRQNTSELIKELFTDCGPLESSQLCQYRSQMNGSKAFVDASPNKPAGPGVYAAIWQLCLALIFKIIMTIFTFGLKVPAGLFIPSMAIGAIAGRIVGIAVEQLAYYHHDWLVFREWCEVGTDCITPGLYAMVGAAACLGGVTRMTVSLVVIVFELTGGLEYIVPLMAAVMTSKWVGDAFGREGIYESHIRLNGYPFLDAKEEFTHTTLAREVMRPRRSDPPLAVLTQDDLTVEELQGIINETSYNGFPVIVSKESQRLVGFALRRDITIAIENARRKQEGILLTSRVYFTQHAPTLPADSPRPLKLRSILDMSPFTVTDHTPMEIVVDIFRKLGLRQCLVTHNGIVLGIITKKNILAHLEELKEHTEPLASPWYYHKKRYPSSYGPDGQPRPRQHNVQLVTAFSGRQADEEESEEEVVNLLDGRGSTL, encoded by the exons GATCTAACTACGTCATGTCTAACGGGGGCGGGGTGATGAGTAGCACCACCCACCTGCTGGACTTCCTGGAGGAGCCCATCCCGGGGGTCGGCACCTATGATGACTTCCACACCATCGACTGGGTCCGGGAGAAGTGCAAGGACCGGGAACGCCACCGCAAG aTCAATGCTAAGAAGAAGGAATCAGCTTGGGAGTTTACCAAGAGCCTGTATGATGCCTGGTCTGGGTGGCTGGTGGTGACACTGACAGGGCTGGcttcag GTGCTCTGGCTGGTCTAATCGACATCGCTGCTGATTGGCTGAACGACATCAAGGAGGGGGTGTGTCTGAATGCCATGTGGTTCAACCACGAGCAGTGCTGCTGGGGCTCCAACGAGACCACGTTCGCTGAGCGGGACAAGTGTCCTCAGTGGAAGAGCTGGGCGGGGCTCATCCTGGGCCAGGAAGAG GGCCCTGGTTCCTACATCATGAACTACTTCATGTACATCTACTGGGCTTTGTCCTTCGCCTTCCTGGCTGTGTTACTGGTCAAGGTGTTCGCCCCTTACGCCTGTGGCTCCGGTATACCTGAG ATAAAGACCATTCTGAGTGGGTTCATCATCCGGGGTTACCTGGGGAAGTGGACCCTGCTGATCAAAACTGTGACCCTGGTGCTGGCTGTAGCGTCTGGGCTGAGCCTGGGGAAGGAGGGACCCTTGGTCCACGTGGCCTGCTGCTGCGGAAACATTTTCTCATACCTCTTCCCCAAGTACAGCAAGAACGAGGCCAAGAAGCGAGAG GTCCTATCTGCAGCGTCAGCGGCCGGGGTGTCCGTGGCTTTCGGTGCTCCCATAGGAGGAGTACTCTTCAGCTTGGAGGAG GTGAGCTACTACTTCCCTCTGAAGACCCTGTGGCGCTCCTTCTTCGCTGCATTGGTGGCAGCCTTCGTCCTCCGCTCCATCAACCCGTTTGGCAACAGCCGTCTGGTGCTATTCTACGTGGAGTACCACACCCCCTGGTACCTGTTTGAGCTTATCCCCTTCATCCTGCTAGGGGTGTTTGGAGGCCTCTGGGGGGCCTTCTTCATCAAGGCCAACATCGCCTGGTGCCGAAGGAGGAAGTCCACCCGTTTCGGGAAGTACCCCATCCTGGAGGTGATCTTCGTGGCGGCCATTACCGCGGTCGTGGCGTTCCCCAACCCGTACACGCGGCAGAACACCAGCGAGCTGATTAAAGAATTGTTTACCGACTGCGGACCCTTGGAGTCGTCCCAGCTGTGCCAGTACAGGAGTCAGATGAACGGGAGCAAGGCGTTTGTGGACGCGTCTCCCAACAAGCCGGCTGGACCCGGGGTGTACGCAGCCATTTGGCAGCTGTGCCTGGCGCTCATCTTCAAGATCATCATGACCATCTTCACCTTCGGACTTAAG GTTCCTGCTGGCCTGTTCATCCCCAGTATGGCCATCGGGGCGATTGCCGGGCGTATCGTTGGCATCGCCGTGGAGCAGCTGGCGTACTACCACCACGACTGGTTAGTGTTCAGGGAGTGGTGCGAGGTAGGCACAGACTGCATCACCCCGGGACTCTATGCCATGGTGGGGGCCGCCGCATGTCTGG GTGGTGTAACGCGGATGACCGTGTCTCTCGTGGTCATCGTGTTTGAGCTGACGGGCGGCCTGGAGTACATCGTGCCCCTCATGGCCGCCGTCATGACCAGCAAGTGGGTGGGCGACGCCTTCGGGCGCGAGGGCATCTACGAGTCACACATCCGCCTGAACGGGTACCCCTTCCTCGACGCCAAGGAGGAGTTCACACACACCACGCTGGCGCGGGAG GTGATGCGGCCGCGGCGTAGTGATCCGCCGTTAGCGGTGCTGACGCAGGACGACCTGACAGTGGAGGAACTACAGGGGATCATCAACGAGACCAGCTACAATGGCTTCCCTGTCATCGTCTCCAAGGAATCCCAGAGACTGGTTGGCTTCGCTCTGCGCAGGGACATCACTATCGCTATag AGAACGCACGGCGGAAGCAGGAGGGTATCCTGTTGACTTCGCGGGTCTACTTCACGCAGCACGCCCCTACGCTGCCCGCCGACAGCCCGCGGCCCCTCAAGCTGCGCTCCATCCTGGACATGAGCCCCTTCACCGTGACCGACCACACGCCCATGGAGATCGTGGTGGACATCTTCCGCAAGCTGGGCCTCCGCCAGTGTCTGGTGACACACAACGG gaTTGTATTGGGCATCATCACTAAGAAGAATATATTAGCGCATCTGGAGGAGCTCAAGGAACACACGGAGCCCCTG GCGTCTCCTTGGTATTATCACAAAAAAAGATATCCTTCGTCATATGGCCCAGATGGCCAACCAAGACCCCGACAACATAATGTTCAACTAGTCACCGCCTTCTCGGGTCGTCAAGCTGACGAGGAGGAAAGCGAGGAGGAGGTGGTAAACCTACTGGACGGCCGCGGCTCCACCCTATGA